A part of Terriglobus roseus genomic DNA contains:
- a CDS encoding cold-shock protein: MEQGTVKWFNDAKGFGFVSRENGEDVFVHYSAIQSNGFKSLQEGQAVQFNVVKGPKGWQASDVTPL, translated from the coding sequence ATGGAACAGGGCACAGTGAAGTGGTTCAACGACGCAAAGGGATTCGGGTTCGTCAGCCGTGAAAATGGCGAGGACGTCTTCGTACACTACTCGGCAATCCAGTCCAATGGCTTTAAGAGCCTGCAGGAAGGCCAGGCAGTGCAATTCAACGTGGTGAAGGGACCCAAGGGCTGGCAGGCGTCGGACGTCACGCCTCTCTAA
- the cmk gene encoding (d)CMP kinase has protein sequence MTSAPQNGTRHGLVVAIDGPAGAGKSTVAAHLARTFGLLNLETGAMYRALALKALRGDVVVTDGAAVLALTHSTTITLEPSANGNRVLLDGEDVTAALRNPDVTQAASQVSTHGPVRVWMVNSQRTLGLAAPTGVVMEGRDIGTVVFPDADVKIFLDASVEARGDRRYAQQPATESKEDLLRDMRERDKRDRERTESPLRPADDAVLVDTTGMTLDQVLERAAAIVAKVAQR, from the coding sequence ATGACTTCTGCACCTCAGAACGGAACGCGCCACGGCCTCGTCGTGGCAATTGATGGCCCCGCAGGCGCGGGCAAAAGCACGGTGGCTGCGCATCTTGCGCGCACCTTTGGTCTGCTCAATCTGGAAACCGGCGCCATGTATCGCGCCCTGGCTCTCAAGGCCCTGCGCGGTGACGTTGTCGTGACCGATGGCGCAGCTGTACTCGCGCTCACGCACAGCACCACCATCACGTTGGAGCCCAGCGCCAATGGCAACCGCGTTTTGCTTGATGGTGAAGACGTCACCGCTGCGCTGCGCAATCCCGATGTAACGCAGGCTGCCTCGCAGGTCTCCACACACGGCCCGGTGCGAGTGTGGATGGTCAACTCACAACGCACGCTTGGCCTCGCAGCGCCGACCGGCGTTGTGATGGAAGGCCGCGACATTGGCACCGTTGTCTTTCCTGACGCGGATGTCAAAATCTTCCTCGATGCCAGCGTGGAAGCACGCGGTGATCGTCGCTATGCGCAGCAGCCAGCAACCGAATCCAAGGAAGATCTTCTTCGCGATATGCGTGAACGTGACAAGCGCGATCGTGAGCGCACAGAGAGCCCACTACGGCCCGCAGATGACGCTGTTCTTGTCGATACGACCGGCATGACGCTGGATCAAGTTCTGGAACGCGCAGCAGCGATCGTCGCAAAAGTCGCGCAACGCTAG